CGCTCGCCGAAGCGCTGCGCCGACTCGACAGCGCCGGAGTCGAACTGGTCGACATCGCGCTGCGCAGACCCTCGCTCGACGATGTTTTCCTCGAGCTGACCGGGCATCTGGCGACGGTGGAGAGCATCGAGGGATCGGAGGTCGTGTCGTGACGGCCGCGACCTGGCTCACCCAGACCCGCGCCGCGCCGATGCGCACGCAGCAGTGGTGGGTGCTCACCACGCGGCTGATCGTGCCATCAGTGCAGACCGGCGAGGTGCTCGCCTCGGTGCTGGCGCCGGTGGCGTTCACCGCCAGCTTCTACATCCCGCTGAAGACCGTGATGACTTTCTCGGGCACCGGGTTCAGCAGCTATGCGCAGTTCATGATGCCGATCTTGATTATGCAGGCCGCCGCGTTCACAGCCATTTCGGCGGCCTTCCGCGCCGCCACCGATTCGGTCGCCGGGCTCAACCGGCGGTTCGGCTCCATGCCGGTCGGCCCTCTCGTCCCGGTCGCGGCGCGGATGTCCGGCAACGTCTTCCGTCTGGGCATAGCGCTCACCACCGCGCTGATCTGTGGGCACGTCATCGGCTTCCGCTTCTACCTCGACACCGCGCACACGATCGGCTACGTGCTGTTCTCCTTGGTCATCGGAATCGTGCTGACCTTGGGCGGGGACGTGATCGGGATGGCATCGCGCAGCCCGGAGGCAACCACGCAGGCATTGGTGTTACCGCCGTTGATCCTGGGCATGCTGTCGACAGGGCTCGCTCCTGCGCAACAGTTTCCGGACTGGGTGCAGCCGTTCGTGCGCAACCAGCCGGTCTCGCAGTACGTCATCGCGTTGCGGGCGCTCGCAGGTGACACCATGCCGAACGCGGGGCAGGTGACCTGGTCGCTGATGGGGCCGCCGGTGGCATGGGCGATCGGCACTCTGCTTCTCTGCATCCCGCTGGCCATCCGGTTGAACTCGAGGAGGGCGTGATGGCGTTGGTTGCCGATCGCACCGAGGAGACCCGCACCGGCTCGGAGGTGTCGGTGTCGGCACTGGTGCGGCACACGCTGATCCAAACGCAGCGTCTGCTGCTGCGCTGGGTCCGCAATCCGGTCACGTTGCTGGAGACGCTGATCATCCCGTGCCTGCTGCTGATCATGCTGAATACCGTGGTCGGTAACCAGATCAAGAAGTTCACCGGCGAAAGCGCGCTCTACGGCTCGGTGCCGATGGTCACCATCGTCGGCGCGCTGTCCGGTGCGGTCGCCAGCGGCGTTCTGCTCGGCCGGGAGCGCGACGCGGGTCTGCTCGCCCGCTTCTGGGTCCTGCCGGTACACCGCGCCTCCGGCCTTGCGTCGCGAATCCTCGCCGAGGGCTGCCGGATCTTCGCAGGCACCCTCGCCATCGTCCTGGTCGGTTACCTGCTCGGGTTCCGCTTCGACCAGGGCGTCATCGCGACGACCGTCTTCCTGTTCATCCCGATCCTTTTCGGTTTGGC
The DNA window shown above is from Nocardia sp. NBC_01730 and carries:
- a CDS encoding ABC transporter permease yields the protein MALVADRTEETRTGSEVSVSALVRHTLIQTQRLLLRWVRNPVTLLETLIIPCLLLIMLNTVVGNQIKKFTGESALYGSVPMVTIVGALSGAVASGVLLGRERDAGLLARFWVLPVHRASGLASRILAEGCRIFAGTLAIVLVGYLLGFRFDQGVIATTVFLFIPILFGLAFATIVTAIAVFTAKATLVEGIAILTSLLMFFSTGFVPLISYPHWIQPVVRNQPLSVAVDTMRALAQGGPVAHLLTLTVAWSLGAIILFAIPATIGYRRASRR
- a CDS encoding ABC transporter permease, which gives rise to MTAATWLTQTRAAPMRTQQWWVLTTRLIVPSVQTGEVLASVLAPVAFTASFYIPLKTVMTFSGTGFSSYAQFMMPILIMQAAAFTAISAAFRAATDSVAGLNRRFGSMPVGPLVPVAARMSGNVFRLGIALTTALICGHVIGFRFYLDTAHTIGYVLFSLVIGIVLTLGGDVIGMASRSPEATTQALVLPPLILGMLSTGLAPAQQFPDWVQPFVRNQPVSQYVIALRALAGDTMPNAGQVTWSLMGPPVAWAIGTLLLCIPLAIRLNSRRA